One segment of Solanum lycopersicum chromosome 1, SLM_r2.1 DNA contains the following:
- the LOC101257315 gene encoding metallothionein-like protein 4B, which yields MADVRGSSGTCNERCGCPCPCPGGTSCRCASSDANMEHKRCSCGEHCGCNPCTCSKSEGTTAAAGKSNCKCGPGCACPTCAA from the exons ATGGCTGATGTAAGAGGAAGCAGTGGTACATGCAATGAGAGGTGTGGTTGTCCTTGTCCGTGCCCGGGTGGAACGTCTTGCAG GTGCGCATCGTCTGATGCAAATATGGAGCACAAGAGGTGCTCATGCGGAGAGCACTGTGGATGCAATCCTTGCACATGTTCAAAGAGTGAAGGCACAACCGCCGCTGCTGGAAAGTCTAACTGCAAGTGCGGTCCTGGCTGCGCCTGTCCCACCTGTGCCGCTTAG
- the LOC101257025 gene encoding probable serine/threonine-protein kinase PIX13 codes for MGVCFSSNSQSPSHFSSGISSQTTTTTSSSTVSNVSGNSQFSAASGVDEVYGQILPHPNLRTFSFTELKTATRNFRSDTVLGEGGFGKVYKGWLDDRASSRTASATGTVIAVKKLNSESLQGLEEWQCEVNFLGTLSHPNLVKLLGYCWEDKELLLVYEFMQKGSLENHLFGRGSAVQPLPWNIRLQIVIGAARGLAFLHASEKQVIYRDFKASNILLDGSYNAKISDFGLAKLGPSASQSHVTTRVMGTYGYAAPEYVQTGHLYVKSDVYGFGVVLVEMLTGLRALDTNRPSNQHNLVEWIKPHLSDRRKLKDKMDSRLEGRYPSRAAVQIAQLALSCLGPEPKTRPGMKEVVEKLEQIEAANERPKEPRITSRHQTAYRYGQPPLHHRSSLHPRNDVNRAYPLPKRAS; via the exons ATGGGAGTTTGTTTCAGTTCTAATAGTCAGAGCCCATCCCATTTCAGCTCAG GCATATCATCACAGACGACAACAACTACATCCTCCTCCACGGTAAGCAACGTCTCCGGGAATAGCCAATTCTCAGCAGCCAGTGGAGTTGATGAGGTTTATGGACAGATATTACCACATCCTAATTTAAGGACATTTTCTTTTACCGAACTCAAGACCGCTACAAGAAATTTTAGAAGTGATACCGTCCTGGGAGAAGGCGGTTTTGGCAAAGTTTACAAGGGTTGGCTTGATGACAGGGCTTCATCCAGGACAGCTAGTGCCACTGGCACTGTCATTGCTGTTAAGAAATTGAATTCTGAAAGTTTACAAGGACTTGAAGAGTGGCAG TGTGAGGTTAATTTTCTTGGAACACTTTCACATCCTAACCTGGTCAAACTCTTGGGATACTGCTGGGAAGATAAAGAACTATTGCTTGTCTATGAGTTTATGCAAAAGGGCAGCTTGGAGAACCATCTTTTTGGAA GGGGCTCTGCTGTTCAGCCACTTCCGTGGAATATAAGGCTTCAAATAGTGATTGGTGCAGCCCGAGGCTTGGCATTCCTACATGCATCAGAGAAGCAAGTCATTTACAGAGACTTCAAGGCCTCAAATATATTACTTGATGGC TCTTACAATGCAAAGATATCAGATTTTGGCTTGGCCAAACTCGGTCCTTCGGCTAGTCAATCACACGTGACAACACGGGTGATGGGAACGTATGGTTATGCTGCTCCCGAGTATGTTCAAACAG GACACTTGTACGTGAAAAGCGATGTCTATGGTTTTGGTGTTGTGCTAGTGGAAATGTTAACAGGTCTACGGGCACTAGACACAAACCGCCCAAGCAACCAGCATAATCTGGTTGAATGGATTAAGCCACATTTATCTGATAGAAGGAAGTTGAAGGACAAGATGGATTCGCGGCTGGAAGGAAGATATCCATCCAGAGCTGCAGTTCAAATAGCACAACTGGCACTGTCATGTCTTGGACCTGAACCAAAAACCAGACCAGGAATGAAAGAAGTAGTGGAGAAACTAGAACAGATTGAGGCAGCCAATGAAAGACCCAAGGAGCCTAGAATAACTTCCAGACATCAGACTGCTTATAGATACGGTCAGCCACCTTTGCACCATCGTTCTTCACTTCATCCAAGGAACGATGTAAATCGAGCCTATCCACTCCCAAAAAGAGCATCATGA